The Rhizobium sp. BT03 genome has a window encoding:
- a CDS encoding DUF1501 domain-containing protein, giving the protein MTLSMNRLSLSRRSFLTSACCLAAAPVFTPVTFAAMPGDNRFVTLVLRGAMDGLDLVQPYGDAGFAALRPTLALTPDTGLLDLDGHFGLNPAAVDLMPLWKSKELAFVHAVSTPYRDQRSHFDGQDMLESGGEHVAEEKTGWLNRALAVIPRSNARKAIDVNTSTELILSGPNDVDVWASDSNLAPARDEMQFLARLYAGDPPFAAALAEATRADSAAMMVEPDGQRGEKVADVAELAANMLKGDYRIASFSITGWDTHIGQAGQFKRPAQDLAQAINTLKTTLGAEIWAKTVVLAMTEFGRTARQNGSAGTDHGTGGCALLSGGAINGGRILGRWPGIGDGQLLDDRDLMPTADMREVAAAMLYRQFDVGVGDLTGKIFPGLGFDKGSQFLKV; this is encoded by the coding sequence ATGACGCTGTCGATGAACAGGCTCTCGCTTTCCCGCCGCAGCTTTCTGACCTCGGCCTGCTGTCTCGCCGCCGCTCCCGTCTTCACGCCGGTCACCTTCGCGGCCATGCCAGGCGACAACCGCTTCGTCACCCTCGTGCTGCGCGGCGCGATGGATGGGCTGGATCTGGTGCAGCCCTATGGCGATGCCGGCTTTGCCGCGCTCCGACCGACGCTGGCGCTGACGCCAGATACCGGGCTTCTCGATCTCGACGGGCATTTCGGCCTCAATCCCGCCGCCGTCGATCTGATGCCGCTCTGGAAAAGCAAGGAGCTCGCCTTCGTGCATGCGGTGTCGACGCCCTATCGCGATCAGCGCAGCCATTTCGACGGACAGGACATGCTGGAATCCGGCGGCGAGCATGTCGCCGAGGAAAAGACCGGCTGGCTGAACCGGGCGCTTGCCGTCATTCCGCGCTCGAACGCGCGCAAGGCGATCGACGTCAATACCTCGACCGAACTGATCCTCTCCGGACCGAACGACGTCGATGTCTGGGCGTCGGATTCCAATCTGGCGCCGGCGCGTGACGAGATGCAATTCCTGGCGCGGCTCTATGCCGGCGATCCGCCGTTTGCCGCAGCACTCGCCGAGGCGACGCGGGCCGACAGCGCCGCGATGATGGTCGAGCCGGACGGTCAGCGCGGCGAAAAGGTTGCCGATGTGGCAGAGCTTGCGGCCAATATGCTGAAAGGCGATTACCGCATCGCCAGCTTCTCCATCACCGGCTGGGACACGCATATCGGCCAGGCCGGCCAGTTCAAGCGGCCGGCGCAGGATCTGGCGCAGGCGATCAACACGCTGAAGACGACGCTTGGGGCCGAGATCTGGGCAAAGACCGTGGTGCTTGCGATGACCGAATTCGGCCGGACCGCCCGTCAGAACGGCTCCGCCGGCACCGACCATGGCACCGGCGGCTGCGCGCTGCTATCAGGCGGCGCCATCAACGGCGGCCGCATCCTCGGCCGCTGGCCCGGCATCGGCGACGGCCAATTGCTCGACGACCGCGACCTGATGCCGACCGCCGACATGCGCGAGGTGGCGGCGGCGATGCTCTATCGGCAGTTCGATGTCGGCGTGGGCGATCTGACGGGGAAAATCTTTCCGGGGTTGGGGTTTGATAAGGGGTCGCAGTTTTTGAAGGTGTGA
- a CDS encoding acyl-CoA thioesterase has product MTDAAKPRGELTLRTLAMPGDANPAGDIFGGWVMAQMDLASGIRAAERAKGRVVTAAVKEMAFELPVKIGDTLSVYTDIDRVGRTSITLIVEAWAHRSRYAKMEKVTAGTFIMVALDEEGKPKIVPAE; this is encoded by the coding sequence ATGACCGATGCCGCCAAGCCAAGAGGCGAACTGACGCTGCGCACGCTCGCCATGCCGGGCGATGCCAATCCGGCCGGCGATATCTTCGGCGGCTGGGTCATGGCGCAGATGGACCTTGCCTCCGGCATTCGCGCCGCCGAGCGCGCCAAGGGCCGCGTCGTCACCGCCGCCGTCAAGGAAATGGCCTTCGAACTGCCGGTCAAGATCGGCGATACGCTGTCGGTCTATACCGATATCGACCGCGTCGGCCGCACTTCGATCACGCTGATCGTCGAAGCCTGGGCGCATCGTTCCCGCTACGCCAAGATGGAAAAAGTCACCGCCGGCACCTTCATCATGGTGGCGCTTGATGAAGAGGGCAAACCGAAGATCGTCCCCGCGGAGTGA
- a CDS encoding methyl-accepting chemotaxis protein, translated as MRNIKISTRLYCLVGFTLAVLAATMVFFLNYSYSELQAERKAGLEKMEATAIGIFDKYYKMEQAGTLTREQAQAAAKDVIGAMRYGADGYFWINDMHPTMVMHPIKPALNGTDISQMKDPNGKFLFVEFVNKVKKDGKGFVDYYWPKPGADEPVLKYSYVAGFEPWGWIVGTGVYADDLAALYRQNAIWAAVLCLLGAAATIAIAYAIVRSVTVPIARLKTAMNAIAAEEASVEIAGSDRRDEIGQMAKALLVLRDSVDERSALRGREDERQRQIEDERRGNEASLRSASERQTLAMQALGVGLEKLAGGDLTVAIGDIGEDYAKLRGDFNAAVDALNGVIHAIAESSRVVNESASDISEATGNLSKRTEQQAAALEETAAALDEITATVKTASERANEAREMVAETKASAGRSGDIVRNAVTAMGRIEESSSRINQIISVIDEIAFQTNLLALNAGVEAARAGEAGRGFAVVAQEVRELAQRSANAAKEIKELISRSATEVEGGVALVRSTGEALLEIEALVNQVNDHVASIATAAREQSTGLNEINGSVNHMDQMTQQNAAMVEETTAASRTLADESTQLKTLLSNFRLRGAGQSPGARYTRAA; from the coding sequence ATGCGCAACATCAAGATTTCCACACGCCTTTACTGCCTCGTCGGCTTCACGCTTGCCGTGCTCGCGGCGACGATGGTGTTCTTTCTGAACTATTCCTATTCCGAGCTGCAGGCGGAGCGGAAGGCGGGGCTGGAGAAGATGGAGGCGACGGCGATCGGCATCTTCGACAAATATTACAAGATGGAGCAGGCGGGCACCCTGACCCGCGAGCAGGCCCAGGCGGCCGCCAAGGACGTGATCGGCGCGATGCGCTACGGCGCCGACGGCTATTTCTGGATCAACGACATGCATCCGACAATGGTGATGCATCCGATCAAGCCGGCGCTCAATGGCACCGACATTTCGCAGATGAAGGATCCGAACGGCAAGTTCCTGTTCGTCGAATTCGTCAACAAGGTGAAGAAGGACGGCAAGGGCTTCGTCGACTACTACTGGCCGAAGCCTGGCGCCGACGAGCCGGTGCTGAAATATTCCTATGTCGCCGGCTTCGAGCCCTGGGGCTGGATCGTCGGCACCGGCGTTTATGCCGATGACCTTGCCGCGCTCTATCGCCAGAATGCGATCTGGGCGGCGGTGCTCTGCCTACTCGGTGCGGCCGCCACGATTGCCATCGCCTATGCCATCGTGCGCAGCGTCACCGTGCCGATCGCCCGGCTGAAGACGGCGATGAACGCGATCGCCGCCGAAGAAGCATCGGTGGAAATCGCCGGCAGCGATCGTCGCGACGAAATCGGCCAGATGGCCAAGGCGCTTCTGGTGCTGCGTGATTCCGTCGACGAGCGCAGCGCGCTGCGCGGGCGGGAAGACGAGAGACAGCGGCAGATCGAAGACGAGCGCCGCGGCAACGAGGCAAGCCTGCGTTCGGCCTCCGAGCGGCAGACGCTTGCGATGCAGGCGCTCGGCGTCGGCCTGGAGAAGCTCGCCGGCGGCGACCTGACGGTTGCGATCGGCGACATCGGCGAGGATTACGCCAAGCTGAGAGGCGATTTCAACGCCGCCGTCGATGCGCTGAACGGCGTCATCCACGCGATCGCCGAATCGAGCCGCGTCGTCAACGAGAGCGCTTCCGACATCAGCGAAGCGACCGGCAACCTGTCGAAGCGGACGGAACAGCAGGCGGCCGCACTCGAAGAGACGGCGGCAGCGCTCGACGAGATCACCGCCACGGTCAAGACGGCATCCGAGCGGGCGAACGAAGCGCGCGAGATGGTGGCCGAGACCAAGGCGAGCGCCGGACGCTCCGGCGACATCGTCCGCAACGCGGTGACGGCGATGGGCCGGATCGAGGAATCGTCGAGCCGCATCAATCAGATCATCTCGGTCATCGACGAGATCGCCTTCCAGACGAACCTTCTGGCGCTGAATGCCGGCGTCGAGGCGGCGCGGGCGGGCGAGGCGGGCCGCGGCTTTGCCGTCGTCGCCCAGGAAGTGCGCGAACTCGCCCAGCGTTCGGCCAATGCGGCCAAGGAGATCAAGGAACTGATCAGCCGGTCGGCGACGGAGGTCGAGGGCGGGGTGGCGCTGGTTCGCTCGACGGGTGAGGCGCTGCTCGAGATCGAGGCGCTGGTCAACCAGGTTAACGATCACGTCGCCTCGATCGCGACCGCGGCACGCGAACAGTCGACCGGGCTGAACGAGATCAACGGTTCCGTCAACCATATGGACCAGATGACGCAGCAGAATGCCGCAATGGTCGAGGAGACGACGGCGGCAAGCCGCACGCTCGCCGACGAGAGCACCCAGCTGAAGACGCTGCTTTCGAATTTCCGCCTGCGCGGGGCAGGGCAATCGCCTGGAGCCCGGTACACACGGGCAGCGTGA
- a CDS encoding extensin family protein: MAFVSFPRRSLLPLLLSVALTTCSISDGLVPPANVDSGTRVSSISPARGAARMAPAVRMARAERLAPAESQASYPVSSAPVGNSQGSVDYLDTPNLAGTGHAAPKAQNGRRLPMIDSDEALAAGQPSDNWGGTQNLAIPSGGVNMDDELGAEPVVGLAQEQQQQIAEGNATEPVVDGIGTDNPTQLNQSAPQAMPQPAAQAQMSRAPAWNDGSPVVAPTRVPEEDESEEVAMLRPNNPMMSEPAAPVDPSVMPASELACRRELKRMGVLFDEKPPISNGPACQVPYPVSLKGLSGNIGVKPAVTLNCQVTLAFAKWVKNELAPSARYRYWSGIRTIQPLGGYSCRRMNNSRQRYNPMSEHARGNAIDVGKFVLKNGHEIDVRKKGLFSLREGRLLKAVRTDSCRYFNTVLGPGSNPEHWNHFHFDLRSRKSGKVYCD; encoded by the coding sequence ATGGCGTTTGTTTCCTTTCCACGGCGATCCCTTTTGCCTCTGCTGCTCTCGGTGGCGCTGACCACATGTTCGATCAGCGACGGGCTCGTGCCGCCAGCCAATGTCGACAGCGGAACCAGGGTCAGCTCGATCTCGCCGGCACGGGGCGCAGCCCGGATGGCGCCTGCCGTGCGCATGGCGCGTGCGGAGCGCCTCGCGCCCGCGGAAAGCCAGGCCTCCTATCCCGTCTCCAGTGCGCCCGTCGGCAACAGCCAGGGTTCCGTCGATTATCTCGACACGCCGAACCTTGCCGGCACCGGTCATGCCGCCCCAAAGGCGCAGAACGGGCGCAGGCTGCCGATGATCGACAGCGACGAGGCGCTGGCGGCGGGCCAGCCGAGCGACAATTGGGGCGGCACGCAGAACCTTGCGATCCCTTCCGGCGGCGTCAATATGGATGACGAACTCGGAGCTGAACCCGTCGTCGGGTTGGCGCAGGAGCAACAGCAGCAGATCGCCGAGGGCAATGCGACAGAGCCCGTCGTCGACGGGATCGGCACCGACAATCCGACGCAGCTGAACCAGTCCGCACCGCAGGCAATGCCGCAGCCGGCGGCACAGGCGCAAATGAGCCGGGCGCCCGCCTGGAACGACGGCAGCCCTGTGGTGGCGCCGACGCGCGTTCCGGAAGAGGACGAAAGCGAAGAGGTCGCGATGCTGCGGCCGAACAATCCGATGATGAGCGAGCCGGCAGCCCCCGTCGATCCGAGCGTCATGCCGGCCTCCGAGCTTGCCTGCCGGCGCGAGCTGAAGCGCATGGGTGTGCTCTTTGACGAGAAGCCGCCGATCTCGAACGGGCCGGCCTGCCAGGTGCCGTATCCGGTATCGCTGAAGGGGCTTTCCGGCAATATCGGCGTCAAGCCGGCGGTGACGCTGAACTGCCAGGTGACGCTCGCCTTCGCCAAATGGGTGAAGAACGAGCTGGCGCCGTCCGCCCGCTACCGCTACTGGAGCGGCATCAGAACGATCCAGCCGCTCGGAGGCTATTCCTGCCGTCGCATGAACAACAGCCGGCAGCGATACAATCCGATGTCGGAACACGCCCGCGGCAACGCCATCGACGTCGGCAAGTTCGTGCTGAAGAACGGCCACGAGATCGACGTGCGCAAGAAGGGGCTGTTTTCGCTGCGCGAGGGTCGGCTCCTGAAGGCGGTGCGCACCGATAGCTGCCGCTATTTCAACACGGTGCTCGGGCCGGGCAGCAACCCCGAACACTGGAACCACTTCCACTTCGACCTTCGCTCCCGCAAGAGCGGCAAGGTCTATTGCGACTGA
- a CDS encoding CAP-Gly domain protein encodes MSYDFHVGQKVVCINDTFKHVSIDQLIRKGEIYTIRWVGEYTHYVDGTFIGVKLAEIHRGNDDGPEGYGAADMPYRATRFRPLVKDKIASLRKLLAPTPDAPVEPKERVKKKEKV; translated from the coding sequence ATGAGCTATGATTTCCATGTCGGCCAGAAGGTCGTCTGCATCAACGACACCTTCAAGCATGTCAGCATCGACCAGCTCATTCGCAAAGGCGAGATCTATACGATCCGCTGGGTGGGTGAATACACCCATTATGTCGACGGCACGTTCATCGGGGTGAAGCTCGCGGAAATCCATCGCGGCAATGACGACGGGCCGGAAGGTTACGGTGCGGCCGACATGCCCTATCGCGCGACGCGCTTCCGGCCACTGGTGAAGGACAAGATCGCATCGCTGCGCAAGCTTCTGGCGCCGACGCCGGATGCACCGGTCGAGCCGAAGGAAAGGGTCAAGAAAAAAGAGAAGGTCTGA
- a CDS encoding class I SAM-dependent methyltransferase, which yields MSSITEGNAVQYGDSRKLAARARLHTEYTIAETGWFPWVAAQLPLKPGDRVLDVGCGPAWFWAATAGLLPKDLQLTLADLSSGMVDEAVARCSALPFASVQGRRADAAALPFEDGVFDFVIAMHMLYHLPDPAAGIAEMARVLKPGGFLAVTTNGIGNMREIYRLTTVFGSAPTDPAAEAFGYAAAEQMMQSQFGNVAMSQYPASMRITEPEDVFLALTSYPPGEGADEPQLTRFRHAITDAFRQGSGALDVSKETGLFLSRKPA from the coding sequence ATGTCCTCCATAACCGAAGGCAATGCAGTGCAGTATGGCGACAGCCGCAAGCTTGCCGCCCGCGCCAGGCTCCATACCGAATATACCATCGCCGAAACGGGCTGGTTTCCATGGGTTGCCGCGCAACTGCCCCTGAAACCGGGAGATCGCGTGCTCGATGTCGGCTGTGGGCCGGCATGGTTCTGGGCGGCAACGGCAGGCCTTCTGCCGAAAGATCTGCAGCTGACGCTCGCCGACCTTTCGTCGGGCATGGTCGACGAGGCGGTGGCGCGCTGCAGCGCACTGCCCTTCGCTTCCGTTCAAGGCCGCCGGGCCGATGCCGCAGCACTCCCCTTCGAGGACGGCGTCTTCGATTTCGTGATCGCCATGCACATGCTCTATCACCTGCCCGATCCGGCCGCCGGCATCGCGGAGATGGCAAGGGTGCTGAAGCCTGGCGGCTTTCTCGCCGTCACCACCAACGGCATCGGCAACATGCGCGAAATCTATCGCCTGACGACCGTCTTCGGTAGCGCGCCGACCGATCCGGCCGCCGAAGCCTTTGGATACGCCGCCGCCGAGCAAATGATGCAGTCACAGTTCGGAAACGTCGCCATGTCGCAGTATCCGGCAAGCATGCGGATTACCGAGCCGGAGGATGTCTTCCTGGCCCTGACCTCCTATCCGCCCGGCGAAGGCGCCGACGAGCCTCAGCTTACCCGCTTCCGCCACGCGATCACCGATGCCTTCAGGCAAGGCAGCGGCGCGCTCGATGTCAGCAAGGAGACCGGGCTGTTCCTCAGCAGAAAACCCGCCTGA
- a CDS encoding Ohr family peroxiredoxin, protein MTEKLLFAGKTHIAGGRNGYARSSDGTLDIKLPQPHPAAENLFGAAWSACYIGAIELAAAQRKITLPAGPEVDAEITLNGDNGSYFLRARLDVSLADIDREIAEELIEAAHGICPYSKAVHGNIDVETRLV, encoded by the coding sequence ATGACTGAGAAGCTTCTTTTCGCCGGCAAGACCCATATCGCCGGCGGCCGTAACGGCTATGCACGCAGCAGCGACGGCACGCTCGACATCAAGCTGCCGCAGCCGCATCCGGCGGCCGAAAACCTGTTCGGCGCCGCTTGGTCGGCTTGCTATATCGGCGCCATCGAGCTCGCCGCCGCGCAGCGGAAGATCACGCTGCCAGCCGGTCCCGAGGTCGATGCCGAGATCACGCTCAACGGCGATAACGGCTCATATTTCCTGCGTGCACGGCTCGATGTCAGCCTTGCAGACATCGATCGCGAGATCGCAGAGGAACTGATCGAGGCAGCCCATGGCATCTGCCCCTATTCCAAGGCGGTTCACGGCAATATCGACGTCGAAACCAGGCTCGTCTGA
- a CDS encoding DUF3095 family protein — MIHSKAEQRQAYDEFSLVLDPDVYEPLPDDWLIGITDVVSSTAAIRSGRYEDVNYAGASIIAALGNAWGSFAFPFVFRGDGAAFALPANGIMAATSALRDVAGFARTDLHLDLRVGLVTVGEIRANGRDVRIARYAASESATYAMFAGGGLKWAEQQIKNGRFLVKPGRYAMRPDLTGLSCDWAPFPSQRGEILSLLVEPRDQTRPEVFATLAKRVLAVFDAAPRRSHPLSGGTARARGHAEQVSAKRWSEVASNSDFRKFDDGLRLTLDCTPEQIDSVEAILIAARARGEIDFGLHRQSHALMTCLVPSGRPDSHLHFLDGMGGGYAKAAEMMEEGALEDVARSCVL; from the coding sequence ATGATCCACAGCAAGGCAGAGCAGCGCCAGGCCTATGATGAGTTTTCGCTTGTGCTCGATCCCGATGTCTACGAACCGTTGCCTGACGATTGGCTGATCGGCATCACCGACGTCGTCAGCTCGACCGCGGCGATCCGATCGGGGCGCTATGAAGACGTCAATTATGCCGGCGCATCGATCATCGCCGCCCTCGGCAATGCCTGGGGTTCGTTCGCTTTTCCCTTCGTGTTTCGCGGAGACGGAGCAGCCTTCGCCTTGCCGGCGAACGGCATCATGGCCGCGACATCGGCCTTGCGTGATGTCGCGGGCTTCGCCAGAACCGATCTTCATCTCGACCTGCGTGTCGGGCTCGTCACCGTCGGCGAAATCCGCGCCAACGGACGTGACGTCAGGATCGCGCGCTATGCCGCTTCCGAGAGCGCGACCTATGCGATGTTTGCCGGGGGCGGGCTCAAATGGGCGGAGCAGCAGATCAAGAATGGCCGGTTTCTGGTGAAGCCCGGCCGTTATGCGATGCGGCCTGACCTGACGGGCTTGAGCTGTGACTGGGCGCCGTTTCCGAGCCAGCGCGGCGAGATCCTGTCGTTGCTGGTCGAGCCTCGCGACCAGACGCGCCCGGAGGTCTTTGCGACGCTGGCGAAGCGCGTACTTGCGGTTTTCGATGCTGCGCCGCGCCGGTCCCATCCACTTTCCGGAGGGACGGCTAGGGCGAGAGGGCATGCGGAGCAGGTCAGCGCAAAACGCTGGTCGGAGGTCGCCTCCAATTCGGATTTCCGCAAGTTCGACGATGGCCTGCGCCTGACCCTGGACTGCACGCCTGAGCAGATCGACAGTGTCGAAGCCATCCTCATCGCGGCACGCGCACGCGGCGAGATCGACTTCGGACTGCACCGCCAGTCGCATGCGCTGATGACCTGCCTCGTGCCGTCGGGCCGCCCGGATTCGCACCTGCATTTCCTCGACGGAATGGGCGGCGGTTATGCCAAGGCGGCCGAGATGATGGAGGAGGGCGCTCTGGAGGATGTGGCGCGGTCGTGCGTGTTGTAG
- a CDS encoding NUDIX hydrolase, whose translation MPEIAIGALIGNGSVLLARRSSERRTHPDRWSLPGGHVEAGEDAETAMRRELLEEIGVTPQHWLFAGKFVSESPPGASAAFHVYHVDRWQGSPRLIGDEHTAFRWFTAAEIECETELAPLQLREMLLNLLRRE comes from the coding sequence ATGCCTGAGATCGCAATCGGCGCATTGATCGGGAATGGGAGCGTTCTTCTCGCCAGGCGAAGTTCGGAGCGCAGGACGCACCCGGATCGGTGGAGCCTGCCGGGCGGCCATGTCGAAGCCGGCGAAGACGCCGAGACGGCAATGCGCCGGGAATTGCTGGAAGAAATCGGCGTGACGCCGCAGCACTGGCTGTTTGCCGGAAAGTTCGTTTCTGAAAGCCCGCCGGGGGCATCCGCCGCCTTCCATGTCTATCACGTCGACCGATGGCAGGGCTCTCCGCGACTTATCGGCGATGAACACACCGCGTTCAGATGGTTTACCGCCGCCGAGATAGAATGCGAAACCGAGCTGGCGCCGCTTCAGCTCAGGGAAATGCTTCTAAACCTGCTCAGGCGGGAGTGA
- a CDS encoding MarR family winged helix-turn-helix transcriptional regulator, whose product MPTSKTAKLPEMPAPAAPGADGRKLSNFLCFAVYSANLAFGRAYKPVLDALGLTYTQYIAMVALSEADDQTVSMLGEKLFLESNTLTPILKKLESVGFITRHRDPADERQVRVSLTPAGRDLLETDPSSVLIDAVGLGDDFPVVQKSVTRLRDNLLRAQAEPEKS is encoded by the coding sequence ATGCCCACCTCCAAAACCGCCAAACTGCCCGAGATGCCTGCACCCGCCGCCCCAGGTGCGGACGGCCGTAAGCTTTCGAATTTCCTGTGCTTTGCGGTCTATTCGGCCAATCTCGCCTTCGGCCGCGCCTACAAGCCGGTCCTGGACGCACTCGGGCTGACCTACACTCAGTATATCGCCATGGTGGCCCTCTCCGAGGCGGACGATCAGACGGTCAGCATGCTGGGGGAAAAACTGTTCCTCGAATCCAACACGCTGACGCCCATTCTCAAGAAGCTGGAGTCGGTGGGTTTTATCACCCGCCATCGCGACCCCGCTGACGAGCGGCAGGTGCGTGTCAGCCTGACACCGGCAGGACGCGATCTCCTCGAAACCGATCCCAGCTCCGTCCTGATCGACGCCGTCGGCCTCGGCGACGATTTCCCGGTCGTGCAGAAATCGGTGACGCGGCTGCGCGACAACCTGCTGCGGGCGCAGGCCGAACCGGAAAAATCATGA
- a CDS encoding siderophore-interacting protein, giving the protein MDNNQFKEQTSPPGIERVRHETRRRALTVESVVDITPGMRRFTLTGDDLADFTSLAPDDHIKIFVPAADGGEERRDYTPRCYDNAARMLTIDFALHEAGPVTQWAIGARPGDRLEIGGPRGSAVVSKAVTRWLLIGDETALPAIGRRIEESAAGTTITAIAAVAGPLEEQTFDTPADLDLHWAHRPLSKATDAAALLKLLRAVDIQPETFVWVAAEASVTRDIRAHLLERGHPLSWIKASGYWVFGKADTTEKFG; this is encoded by the coding sequence ATGGATAATAATCAATTCAAAGAGCAGACTTCACCCCCCGGCATAGAGCGGGTGCGCCACGAGACGCGCCGGCGCGCACTGACGGTCGAAAGCGTCGTCGACATCACCCCCGGCATGCGCCGCTTCACCCTGACCGGCGACGATCTTGCCGATTTCACCAGCCTTGCCCCCGACGACCACATCAAGATCTTCGTCCCCGCCGCCGATGGCGGAGAGGAACGCCGTGACTACACGCCGCGCTGCTATGACAATGCCGCGCGGATGTTGACCATCGACTTCGCCTTGCACGAGGCAGGCCCGGTGACGCAATGGGCGATCGGCGCACGCCCCGGCGACAGGCTCGAGATCGGCGGGCCAAGAGGTTCCGCGGTGGTCTCGAAGGCGGTGACGCGATGGCTGCTGATAGGCGACGAGACCGCGCTGCCGGCGATCGGCCGCCGGATCGAGGAGAGTGCGGCCGGAACCACCATCACCGCCATTGCCGCCGTCGCCGGCCCGCTGGAAGAGCAGACCTTCGACACCCCAGCCGACCTCGATCTCCACTGGGCGCACCGGCCTCTCTCTAAGGCGACCGACGCCGCTGCCCTGCTGAAACTCCTGCGCGCGGTCGATATCCAGCCGGAAACCTTCGTCTGGGTCGCGGCGGAAGCCTCGGTGACCCGCGATATCCGTGCCCATCTGCTGGAACGAGGTCACCCGCTGAGCTGGATCAAGGCATCCGGCTACTGGGTATTCGGCAAGGCCGATACGACGGAGAAGTTCGGTTAA
- a CDS encoding acetylxylan esterase → MSIPTTHPFAFDPSYGMRVEELLAIEPPEEPDGFDAFWEARYRKALTVDPQPALSRSELTHPDWHVLDLVYLSTDAFRIGGWLLLPRQGQVRRGLIVGHGYGGRDRPDFELPVKETALIFPCCRGLSLSAHPPISQNPSWHVLHDIDKKDAYIIGGCVEDVWLAVSTLVAVYPWLSGHIGYSGISFGGGVGAMAIAYDDRIDRGHLALPSFGHQPLRLKLPSVGSAQAVQEYQAEHGDVLETLSFYDAATAARRIKVPMLTAVALFDPAVAPPCQFAVANSIPQFNEIFILDAGHFDYPESAEQEAALRDKIGPFFRVP, encoded by the coding sequence ATGAGCATTCCCACGACGCATCCCTTCGCCTTTGACCCGAGCTACGGCATGCGGGTCGAAGAGCTTCTCGCGATCGAGCCACCCGAGGAGCCTGATGGTTTCGACGCATTCTGGGAGGCGCGGTACCGGAAGGCACTGACGGTCGATCCGCAGCCGGCGCTTTCGCGCAGCGAACTCACCCATCCAGACTGGCACGTGCTCGACCTCGTCTATCTCTCCACGGATGCGTTCCGGATCGGCGGCTGGCTGTTGCTGCCGCGTCAGGGGCAGGTGCGGCGCGGCCTCATTGTCGGGCATGGTTACGGCGGGCGGGACCGTCCGGATTTCGAGCTGCCGGTCAAGGAAACGGCGCTGATCTTTCCCTGCTGCCGCGGGCTGTCGCTCAGTGCCCATCCGCCGATTTCGCAAAATCCCTCCTGGCATGTGCTGCACGATATCGACAAGAAGGACGCCTATATCATCGGCGGCTGCGTCGAGGATGTCTGGCTTGCCGTCTCGACGCTCGTCGCGGTCTATCCCTGGCTTTCAGGGCATATCGGCTATAGCGGCATCAGCTTCGGCGGCGGTGTCGGGGCGATGGCGATTGCCTATGATGACCGCATCGACCGCGGGCATCTCGCGCTGCCGAGTTTCGGGCACCAGCCGCTGCGCCTCAAGCTGCCGAGCGTCGGCAGCGCGCAAGCGGTGCAGGAATATCAGGCGGAACATGGAGATGTGCTGGAGACGCTCAGCTTCTACGATGCGGCGACGGCCGCGCGGCGGATCAAGGTGCCGATGCTGACGGCAGTGGCGCTTTTCGATCCTGCCGTAGCGCCGCCCTGCCAGTTCGCTGTCGCCAATTCGATACCGCAATTTAATGAAATCTTCATCCTGGACGCCGGGCATTTCGACTACCCTGAAAGTGCTGAGCAAGAGGCGGCTCTGCGCGACAAGATCGGACCGTTCTTCAGGGTGCCATGA